The Sphingomonas sanxanigenens DSM 19645 = NX02 genome includes a region encoding these proteins:
- a CDS encoding alkylphosphonate utilization protein, whose translation MTDSDDDYVYDEESGEWLPASERAERQRRAAQPEVRDAVGNLLSDGDQVTLIKDLDVKGAGQTLKRGTLIKSIRLTGDAQEIDCKFDGIKGLVLRAEFVRKR comes from the coding sequence ATGACGGACAGCGACGACGATTATGTGTATGACGAGGAGAGCGGCGAATGGCTGCCCGCTTCCGAACGCGCCGAGCGGCAGCGCCGCGCCGCGCAGCCCGAAGTCCGCGATGCGGTCGGCAATCTCCTGTCGGACGGCGACCAGGTCACCCTCATCAAGGATCTCGACGTCAAGGGCGCGGGGCAGACGCTCAAGCGTGGCACGCTGATCAAATCGATCCGCCTGACCGGCGACGCGCAGGAGATCGACTGCAAGTTCGATGGTATCAAGGGGCTGGTGCTGCGGGCGGAGTTCGTCCGCAAGCGTTGA
- a CDS encoding helix-turn-helix domain-containing protein, which yields MITSQQLRAARALLGIDQKRLAALAGVSLPTIQRMETSDGQVRGVVETLVKVISALEREGIELIGENLPSPGGGRGVRLRQ from the coding sequence ATGATCACCTCTCAGCAACTGCGGGCAGCGCGCGCCCTGCTGGGGATCGACCAGAAGCGCCTTGCGGCGCTGGCGGGTGTATCGTTGCCGACGATCCAGCGGATGGAAACGTCGGACGGGCAGGTGCGCGGCGTCGTCGAGACGCTGGTCAAGGTCATCTCGGCCCTGGAGCGCGAAGGCATCGAGTTGATCGGGGAGAATCTTCCCAGCCCGGGCGGCGGACGCGGCGTGCGGTTGAGACAGTGA
- a CDS encoding reverse transcriptase-like protein: protein MSGRMTFYFDGGCRPNPGPMEAAVVVGGSVHLRDGLGIGDNNQAEWLALLFAAELAVAAGATDVLFVGDSTLVVEQARGRWRCRSAQLQPYVAAFGVAAAGISRVRLKQVPRSKNLAGIALARRWERAPL, encoded by the coding sequence ATGAGCGGGCGAATGACCTTCTATTTCGATGGTGGCTGCCGGCCCAATCCTGGGCCGATGGAGGCCGCTGTGGTGGTCGGGGGCTCCGTCCATCTGCGCGACGGGCTGGGTATCGGCGACAATAATCAGGCCGAGTGGCTGGCGCTGCTGTTCGCGGCCGAACTCGCGGTCGCCGCAGGGGCGACCGATGTGCTGTTCGTGGGCGATTCGACGCTCGTCGTCGAGCAGGCACGCGGACGGTGGCGGTGCCGCAGCGCACAGCTGCAGCCCTATGTCGCGGCGTTCGGCGTCGCGGCCGCAGGCATATCGCGGGTGCGGCTGAAACAGGTGCCGCGGTCGAAGAACCTCGCCGGAATCGCGCTTGCGCGGCGGTGGGAACGGGCGCCCCTATAA
- a CDS encoding Coq4 family protein, with protein MNAETKLAPDEAAYLMGGAEPATSSVLISNSKYLNSPLFRDVYAQMGLKRDGHDLPDAYLIPTLSRAMGEVTDPARIDALLAAERERLPEFAAWLDERFISDFTVEQVAHCAEGTLGARIRAFIADSGYAIDFLFKEAPRTDYEFLIKRRAQNHDIEHMVTGLCPSQVGEIALIAANTMANTNYFSVDFAHELNLYGTVLMATSLSRSGLHYPKTLPALLEGISRGYALGARQEKPLFMIRWEDHLNRPLAEIRAEFGFEDGPEPGYWDWVFQEFKG; from the coding sequence ATGAATGCCGAAACCAAGCTGGCGCCAGACGAGGCCGCCTATCTGATGGGCGGCGCAGAACCTGCGACCTCGAGCGTGCTGATCAGCAATTCCAAATATCTCAACAGCCCGCTGTTTCGCGACGTCTATGCGCAGATGGGGCTGAAGCGCGACGGGCACGACCTGCCCGACGCCTATCTGATCCCCACCTTATCACGCGCGATGGGCGAGGTGACCGATCCAGCGCGCATCGACGCATTGCTGGCGGCGGAGCGCGAGCGCCTGCCGGAATTCGCCGCCTGGCTGGACGAGCGCTTCATCTCGGACTTCACCGTCGAGCAGGTCGCGCATTGCGCCGAAGGCACGCTCGGCGCGCGCATCCGCGCCTTCATCGCCGACAGCGGCTATGCGATCGACTTCCTGTTCAAGGAGGCGCCCCGCACCGACTATGAATTCCTGATCAAGCGCCGCGCGCAGAACCATGACATCGAGCATATGGTCACCGGCCTCTGCCCCAGCCAGGTCGGGGAAATCGCGCTGATCGCGGCCAACACCATGGCCAACACCAATTATTTCTCGGTCGACTTCGCGCATGAGCTCAACCTCTACGGCACCGTGCTGATGGCCACCTCGCTCAGCCGGTCGGGGCTGCATTACCCAAAAACATTGCCCGCGCTGCTGGAAGGCATTTCGCGGGGCTATGCGCTGGGCGCGCGGCAGGAAAAGCCGCTGTTCATGATCCGCTGGGAAGACCATCTCAACCGCCCGCTGGCGGAAATCCGCGCCGAATTCGGGTTCGAGGACGGACCCGAGCCGGGATATTGGGACTGGGTATTCCAGGAGTTCAAGGGGTGA
- a CDS encoding N-acyl-D-amino-acid deacylase family protein, giving the protein MPLAVFGTDCTFLAARTARRGHRRRWRGWMLDLVIRNGLICDGSGAPPFRGDVGMRDGKIVAIGEVAGRARESVDATGLVIAPGFIDPHTHYDAQLVWDGLAQPSLEHGITTIMPGNCSLSLAPLRAEHRELLGATFRKIEEMPKNAFDAGLSWTWESFAEYLAAIRGQLGVNVAPLVGHSLVRLWVMGEAARERAATDDEIVAMQGLLAECLDAGAVGMSGSWVDIDHENRPVAARLAEPKELDALCATLGAHGGILQIVPEFWDADLLCARIDLLADLSRRHGIATTFSPLFDSNAAPELVGIALDRIRLQTAHGARVTPQMQTRPIDLSFDLTAPMSTFATLPAWWAMTLLPRDEKLVLLADPERRRVLAGEMDHFMMPIGLKIDFADAYVKRMGRPDPALMGRRVGDIAAERGCHIAEAIIDISLADDLETAFGLDAIGHDDAAKIAGLLADPLIGIGAGDGGAHVTNFATYGDTGYLFSRYVRGFGAMPLEHAVRKLTHDVATVWGLKDRGLLRPGYAADIVLFDAEKIDRGPEIAVDDLPAPGFRYIRRAKGVMRVFVNGALAYSRATGYAPARSGMVAERIAA; this is encoded by the coding sequence TTGCCGCTTGCAGTTTTCGGAACAGACTGTACCTTTTTAGCCGCACGGACGGCCCGCAGAGGCCACCGGCGGCGATGGAGGGGATGGATGCTCGATCTGGTGATCCGTAACGGGTTGATTTGCGACGGAAGCGGCGCGCCGCCGTTTCGCGGCGACGTCGGCATGCGCGATGGCAAGATCGTCGCGATCGGCGAGGTTGCAGGCCGTGCGCGCGAGTCGGTCGATGCCACCGGGCTGGTGATCGCCCCCGGTTTCATCGATCCGCACACCCATTATGACGCGCAACTGGTGTGGGACGGGCTGGCGCAGCCCAGCCTCGAACATGGCATCACCACGATCATGCCGGGCAATTGCTCGCTGAGCCTCGCGCCGCTGCGTGCCGAGCATCGCGAACTGCTGGGCGCCACCTTCCGCAAGATCGAGGAAATGCCCAAGAACGCGTTCGACGCGGGCTTGTCCTGGACGTGGGAGAGCTTCGCCGAGTATCTCGCGGCGATTCGCGGCCAGCTTGGCGTCAACGTCGCGCCGCTGGTCGGCCACAGCCTCGTGCGGCTGTGGGTGATGGGCGAGGCGGCGCGCGAACGCGCCGCGACCGATGACGAGATCGTCGCGATGCAGGGACTGCTGGCCGAATGCCTCGATGCTGGCGCGGTGGGGATGAGCGGATCCTGGGTCGATATCGATCATGAGAACCGCCCGGTCGCCGCCCGGCTCGCCGAACCGAAGGAACTGGACGCGCTGTGCGCCACATTGGGCGCGCATGGCGGCATCCTCCAGATCGTCCCCGAGTTCTGGGACGCAGACCTTCTTTGCGCACGCATCGACCTGCTCGCAGACCTCTCGCGCCGCCACGGCATCGCCACCACCTTCTCGCCGCTGTTCGACAGCAATGCAGCGCCCGAACTCGTCGGCATCGCGCTCGATCGCATCCGGCTGCAGACTGCGCATGGCGCGCGGGTGACGCCGCAGATGCAGACGCGGCCGATCGACCTCTCGTTCGACCTGACCGCGCCGATGTCCACCTTCGCCACCCTGCCCGCCTGGTGGGCGATGACCTTGCTGCCGCGCGACGAGAAGCTGGTGCTGCTCGCCGATCCGGAGCGGCGCCGCGTGCTGGCGGGGGAGATGGATCATTTCATGATGCCGATCGGCCTCAAGATCGATTTCGCCGATGCCTATGTGAAGCGGATGGGCCGCCCCGATCCGGCGCTGATGGGCCGCCGCGTGGGCGATATCGCCGCCGAACGCGGCTGCCACATCGCCGAGGCCATCATCGACATCTCGCTCGCCGACGATCTGGAGACCGCGTTCGGGCTCGACGCGATCGGGCATGACGATGCCGCGAAGATCGCCGGTCTCCTCGCCGATCCGCTGATCGGCATCGGCGCGGGCGACGGCGGCGCGCATGTCACCAACTTCGCGACCTATGGCGATACGGGCTATCTGTTCAGCCGCTACGTCCGCGGGTTCGGCGCGATGCCGCTGGAGCATGCGGTGCGCAAGCTGACGCATGATGTCGCGACCGTCTGGGGCCTCAAGGATCGCGGTCTGCTGCGCCCCGGCTATGCTGCGGACATCGTGCTGTTCGATGCCGAGAAGATCGATCGTGGACCCGAGATCGCGGTGGACGACCTCCCCGCCCCCGGCTTCCGCTATATCCGCCGCGCCAAGGGCGTGATGCGCGTGTTCGTCAACGGCGCGCTCGCCTACAGCCGCGCCACCGGTTACGCGCCGGCTCGCTCGGGCATGGTTGCCGAGCGGATCGCGGCATGA
- a CDS encoding TetR/AcrR family transcriptional regulator: protein MAASIRKARGRPRDADIDRRILDAARSLLAEGGFRALSFDAISQMAEVPRSMIYRRWPTKVHIANAIATGGEGRLPDVIDTEGLEAQVLALVEQLLDRYQRPDIGAAAVGVIAVTQGDRALQRELQAESETAARATLADIVARGQRAGLIADGASADALFDLVIGSLIYRVLFSLEPLPEGYAASVTRLLVDGLARR from the coding sequence ATGGCAGCGAGCATCAGGAAAGCGCGGGGCCGCCCGCGCGACGCCGACATCGATCGCCGGATCCTCGATGCCGCGCGCAGCCTGCTTGCCGAAGGCGGCTTCCGCGCGCTCTCTTTCGATGCGATTTCGCAGATGGCGGAGGTTCCGCGCTCGATGATCTACCGGCGCTGGCCGACCAAGGTGCACATCGCCAATGCCATCGCGACGGGCGGCGAGGGGCGTTTGCCGGACGTGATCGATACGGAGGGGCTCGAGGCACAGGTGCTGGCGCTGGTCGAGCAATTGCTCGATCGCTACCAGCGGCCGGACATCGGCGCCGCGGCGGTCGGCGTAATCGCGGTGACGCAGGGCGACCGCGCGTTGCAGCGGGAATTGCAGGCGGAGTCCGAAACCGCCGCGCGCGCGACCTTGGCGGATATCGTCGCGCGGGGTCAGCGCGCCGGGCTGATCGCGGATGGGGCGAGCGCGGATGCGTTGTTCGATCTGGTGATCGGCAGCCTGATCTATCGCGTGCTGTTCAGCCTCGAACCGCTGCCGGAAGGCTATGCGGCAAGCGTGACGCGGTTGCTCGTGGACGGACTGGCGCGGCGTTGA
- a CDS encoding PDZ domain-containing protein: protein MASRGTSRIIGSRKQERPTSHLLSEVGIRQFVHFRNRCNHIFNDFALQRSTDIRRQEIPSRYPQMFNMGADGAINGVHGSSMRKFLIATAFAAALTSVPARADEFFAVTPSGATEMIFAEPPSEVVGKLSAKCIDMGWSIASSTANDVICEAPMNFGQSLMGQLLMGNSYSTPPRRFFKYSVASVNNVSRVQASGWMELQMAFGQMRRTDFAGAPFHNSAMNILGSMGGKPPVGTTFPNHVVLGLQLDPVANGKYTQMRVTSVTDDSAAAKAGVQVGDVINSIAQKRFKDGDDLLDATAKAAKTPVYQIEVMRAGKAVKLDVARVFRAAYTETVTPAVVAPMAVSIVNAASTLSVADEIEKLAKLKDSGLITQTEFDQQKAKLLSR, encoded by the coding sequence GTGGCGAGCAGGGGCACTAGCCGGATTATTGGTTCGAGAAAGCAAGAACGTCCAACATCCCATCTTCTGTCAGAAGTAGGTATTCGCCAATTTGTGCATTTCCGTAACCGGTGTAATCACATTTTTAATGATTTCGCGCTACAGAGATCAACGGACATCCGTCGGCAGGAGATTCCATCGCGATATCCGCAAATGTTTAACATGGGCGCCGACGGGGCCATCAACGGTGTGCATGGGTCTTCAATGAGAAAATTTCTGATTGCGACTGCCTTTGCCGCAGCACTCACATCTGTGCCGGCGCGTGCAGATGAGTTTTTCGCCGTTACGCCATCGGGCGCAACCGAAATGATTTTTGCAGAGCCGCCTTCCGAAGTGGTCGGCAAGCTATCCGCGAAATGTATCGACATGGGCTGGAGCATTGCGTCATCAACGGCCAACGATGTCATTTGCGAAGCTCCGATGAATTTTGGGCAGTCCCTCATGGGACAGTTACTCATGGGAAATAGTTACTCCACACCTCCACGACGATTCTTCAAATATAGCGTTGCGAGCGTCAATAACGTGTCTCGTGTCCAAGCGTCTGGCTGGATGGAACTTCAAATGGCTTTTGGACAGATGCGCCGGACAGATTTTGCCGGTGCGCCCTTTCACAACAGCGCAATGAACATTCTCGGCAGTATGGGAGGAAAGCCGCCGGTCGGAACAACGTTTCCTAACCACGTCGTGCTCGGACTCCAATTAGACCCGGTTGCAAACGGCAAATACACACAAATGCGTGTCACGTCGGTCACGGACGATTCGGCTGCTGCAAAGGCAGGTGTTCAAGTCGGCGATGTTATCAACTCTATAGCCCAGAAGCGCTTTAAGGATGGAGACGATTTGCTGGATGCGACTGCGAAGGCAGCAAAAACGCCAGTCTATCAGATCGAAGTGATGCGCGCTGGAAAAGCAGTCAAATTGGATGTGGCTCGGGTATTTCGCGCAGCGTACACCGAAACCGTAACACCAGCAGTCGTCGCGCCGATGGCAGTGAGCATTGTGAATGCGGCGTCTACTCTCTCCGTCGCGGACGAAATTGAAAAGCTAGCCAAACTTAAGGATAGTGGTCTAATTACACAAACTGAGTTCGACCAACAGAAAGCCAAATTGCTTTCACGATAG
- a CDS encoding DUF938 domain-containing protein, whose translation MTEGPWIAAEAGPEDRRHAPATLRNRDAILAVLREVLPPQGLVLEIASGSGEHVAWFAGQFHRLVWQPSDPDEAALRSIASWSAEAGHVNLRPPVRIDAAAADWPVEAADALLCINMIHISPWTATEGLFAGAARLLPAGAPLYIYGPFVQADVPTAPSNLAFDESLKARDPAWGLRAVEDVSALAAGHGFALDRIVPMPANNLSLVYRRAAQG comes from the coding sequence ATGACAGAAGGCCCCTGGATCGCCGCTGAAGCTGGCCCCGAAGATCGTCGCCACGCGCCGGCGACCTTGCGCAACCGCGACGCGATCCTCGCGGTGTTGCGCGAGGTGTTGCCTCCGCAGGGGCTGGTGCTCGAGATCGCCAGCGGCAGCGGCGAGCATGTCGCCTGGTTTGCCGGCCAGTTCCACCGCCTCGTCTGGCAGCCGAGCGATCCCGACGAGGCGGCGTTGCGGTCGATCGCATCCTGGTCGGCGGAGGCGGGGCATGTCAATTTGCGGCCGCCGGTGCGGATCGATGCCGCGGCGGCGGACTGGCCGGTGGAGGCGGCGGACGCGTTATTGTGCATCAACATGATCCACATCAGCCCGTGGACCGCGACCGAGGGACTGTTCGCGGGCGCGGCGCGGCTGCTGCCGGCGGGGGCTCCGCTTTATATCTACGGGCCGTTCGTGCAGGCCGACGTGCCGACCGCGCCGAGCAACCTCGCCTTCGACGAGTCGCTGAAGGCGCGCGATCCTGCCTGGGGGCTGCGCGCGGTGGAGGATGTCTCCGCGCTGGCCGCCGGGCATGGCTTCGCGCTCGACCGGATCGTGCCGATGCCGGCCAACAATCTGTCGCTGGTCTATCGCCGCGCCGCACAGGGCTGA
- a CDS encoding DUF779 domain-containing protein has protein sequence MADRKERVVATPAALALIEEIRAEHGDVLFHQSGGCCDGSVPMCYPAGEFRIGDNDILLGMAGGVPVYIGAAQGELWAHTQLILDAAPGRGGTFSLDNGRGTRFVTRGRVFTD, from the coding sequence ATGGCCGACAGGAAGGAACGCGTGGTCGCCACGCCCGCGGCGCTGGCGCTGATCGAGGAGATCCGGGCGGAGCATGGCGACGTCCTGTTCCACCAGTCCGGCGGCTGCTGCGACGGATCGGTGCCGATGTGCTATCCCGCCGGTGAATTCCGCATCGGCGACAATGACATATTGCTCGGCATGGCCGGCGGTGTTCCGGTCTATATCGGCGCGGCGCAGGGCGAATTGTGGGCGCACACGCAACTCATCCTCGATGCGGCGCCGGGCCGGGGCGGAACGTTCAGCCTCGACAATGGCCGCGGCACCCGCTTCGTGACGCGCGGCCGCGTGTTTACCGATTGA
- a CDS encoding ethanolamine ammonia-lyase subunit EutB: MTAYRVDLAGTRHVFRDLGHVLAASSPLRSGDVLAGIAAESAEQRVAARYVLADLPLAHFLNTAVIPYEADEVTRLIVDRHDVQAFAPIRHLTVGGFREWLLDPATDDAAIAAAAPGITPEMAAAVSRLMRNQDLVAAARRIRVVTAFRTTIGLPGRLSVRLQPNHPTDDPAGIAASILDGLLLGSGDAVIGINPAGDSVDQAARLLTLLDEVRQGWRIPAQSCVLTHVTNTLALVQRGAPVDLCFQSIAGTEGANRGFGIDIALLAEAHAATAALKRGTVGSNVMYFETGQGSALSADAHHGIDQQTLEARAYAVARAFDPLLVNSVVGFIGPEYLYDGKQILRAALEDHFCGKLLGLPMGLDICYTNHAEADQDDMDMILTMLGVAGINFVMGVPGADDVMLNYQSTSFHDALYLREVLGLRPAPEFEAWLADVGLIGADGRIADAPAALPLRAVPALAQLDG; encoded by the coding sequence TTGACCGCCTATCGCGTCGACCTTGCCGGCACCCGCCATGTCTTCCGTGACCTCGGCCATGTGCTCGCCGCGTCATCGCCGCTGCGGTCGGGCGATGTGCTCGCCGGCATCGCAGCCGAAAGCGCCGAGCAGCGGGTCGCCGCGCGCTATGTGCTGGCGGACCTGCCGCTCGCGCATTTCCTCAATACGGCGGTCATTCCCTATGAGGCGGACGAGGTCACCCGGCTGATCGTCGACCGCCACGACGTGCAGGCCTTCGCGCCGATCCGCCATCTCACCGTCGGCGGCTTCCGTGAATGGCTGCTCGATCCCGCCACCGACGACGCGGCGATCGCTGCCGCCGCGCCCGGCATCACCCCCGAAATGGCGGCGGCGGTCTCGCGGCTGATGCGCAATCAGGATCTGGTCGCGGCGGCGCGGCGGATCCGTGTGGTGACCGCCTTCCGCACCACGATCGGGCTGCCCGGGCGGCTCTCGGTGCGGCTGCAACCCAATCATCCCACCGACGACCCCGCCGGTATCGCCGCCTCGATCCTCGACGGGCTGCTGCTGGGCAGCGGCGATGCGGTGATCGGCATCAACCCGGCGGGCGACAGCGTCGATCAGGCGGCGCGGCTGCTGACCTTGCTCGACGAGGTGCGGCAGGGCTGGCGCATTCCAGCGCAAAGCTGCGTTCTCACCCACGTCACCAACACGCTCGCGCTGGTGCAGCGCGGTGCCCCGGTCGACCTCTGCTTTCAGTCGATCGCCGGCACCGAAGGCGCCAATCGCGGTTTCGGCATCGATATCGCGCTGCTGGCGGAGGCGCATGCCGCGACCGCGGCGCTGAAGCGCGGCACGGTCGGCAGCAATGTCATGTATTTCGAGACCGGGCAGGGATCGGCGCTCTCGGCCGATGCGCATCACGGCATCGACCAGCAGACGCTGGAGGCGCGCGCCTATGCCGTCGCGCGGGCGTTCGATCCGCTGCTGGTCAATTCGGTGGTCGGTTTCATCGGCCCCGAATATCTCTATGATGGCAAGCAGATCCTGCGCGCGGCGCTGGAGGATCATTTCTGCGGCAAATTGCTCGGCCTGCCGATGGGGCTGGACATCTGCTACACCAACCATGCCGAAGCCGATCAGGACGATATGGACATGATCCTGACGATGCTGGGCGTGGCCGGCATCAACTTCGTGATGGGCGTACCCGGCGCCGACGACGTTATGCTCAACTATCAGTCGACCAGTTTTCATGATGCACTCTACCTGCGCGAGGTGCTGGGGTTGCGGCCGGCGCCCGAGTTCGAGGCATGGCTGGCCGATGTCGGGCTGATCGGCGCCGACGGCCGTATCGCCGATGCGCCGGCGGCGCTGCCGCTGCGCGCGGTGCCGGCGCTGGCGCAACTCGATGGCTGA
- the eutC gene encoding ethanolamine ammonia-lyase subunit EutC, with protein MADLPDRAARLRALTQARVALGRVGHALPTTPMLDFQLAHARARDAVHAELTVEGFAEAIGRPVVEVRSRAPDRATYLARPDLGRLLDEADMEALQPAEADLAIVVADGLSAAAVHAHAASLVVALVERLRGWRIAPVVLAHQARVALGDEVGAALGVDLVAVLIGERPGLSAADSLGAYLTWAPKCGRLDSERNCVSNIRPPHGLSYDHASARIAWLLKAARERRLTGIGLKDEAALGHGG; from the coding sequence ATGGCTGACCTCCCCGATCGCGCCGCGCGGCTGCGTGCGCTGACGCAGGCGCGGGTGGCGCTGGGGCGGGTCGGGCATGCGCTGCCGACCACGCCGATGCTCGATTTCCAGCTTGCGCACGCCCGCGCGCGCGACGCGGTGCATGCCGAGCTGACGGTGGAGGGCTTTGCCGAGGCGATCGGCCGGCCGGTGGTGGAGGTGCGCAGCCGCGCCCCCGATCGCGCGACCTATCTGGCGCGGCCCGATCTCGGCCGCCTGCTCGACGAGGCGGATATGGAGGCGCTGCAGCCGGCGGAGGCCGATCTCGCGATCGTCGTGGCGGACGGGCTGTCGGCAGCGGCGGTGCATGCCCATGCGGCGTCGCTGGTGGTGGCGCTGGTCGAGCGGCTGCGGGGCTGGCGGATCGCGCCGGTGGTGCTGGCCCATCAGGCGCGCGTCGCGCTGGGCGACGAGGTGGGCGCGGCGCTGGGCGTCGATCTGGTCGCGGTGCTGATCGGCGAGCGGCCCGGCCTTTCCGCGGCCGACAGCCTCGGCGCCTATCTCACCTGGGCACCGAAGTGCGGGCGGCTCGACAGCGAGCGCAACTGCGTTTCCAACATCCGCCCGCCGCATGGCCTCTCCTACGATCACGCGTCGGCGCGGATCGCCTGGCTGCTGAAGGCCGCGCGGGAACGGCGTCTGACGGGCATCGGTCTGAAGGATGAGGCCGCGCTGGGCCATGGCGGCTGA
- a CDS encoding DCC1-like thiol-disulfide oxidoreductase family protein, translating to MSRPGIDIVYDGECPFCSAYVKMVRLREAAGPVRLVDARSDDPLVGEMRRRGFDLDQGMGMRIGDDYVHGDQVMQRIAMMSSASGALNRLHAWIFRDARRARLLYPGLRACRNATLRLLGRKPIGAGAG from the coding sequence ATGAGCCGGCCCGGGATCGACATCGTCTATGACGGCGAATGCCCGTTCTGTTCCGCCTATGTGAAGATGGTGCGGCTGCGCGAGGCAGCGGGGCCGGTGCGGCTGGTCGATGCGCGCAGCGATGATCCGCTGGTGGGCGAGATGCGCCGGCGCGGCTTCGACCTCGACCAGGGCATGGGGATGCGCATCGGCGACGATTATGTCCATGGCGATCAGGTGATGCAGCGCATCGCGATGATGAGCAGCGCGTCCGGCGCGCTCAACCGGCTGCACGCCTGGATCTTCCGCGATGCTCGCCGCGCGCGGCTGCTCTATCCGGGGTTGCGCGCCTGTCGCAACGCGACGTTGCGGCTGCTCGGCCGCAAGCCGATCGGGGCGGGAGCGGGATAG
- a CDS encoding DMT family transporter, whose translation MSGSDGYGAGERRLYAIGLRLLATLCLASMSAMVKLTGDRGVSLPEAMFYRQFFALPVVVGAIMLGPGLGTIRTQRFGAHLSRAVLGLIGMSATFGAVLLLPLAEATTIGFTVPIFATVLSVLLLKEHAGIHRWGAVLLGFIGVLVVVQPGQSHIPMVGALVALASAFMISLISVLLRQIGKTESALTTVFWFSFLSVLPLGMLLPFTGRWHDGGTWALLLAMGTLGGMGQIALTASLRWAPVSLVVPFDYINLLWATVFGWLVFGMLPVESTWWGAPLIIASGLYIVWREHRRNREVTEAAAAVE comes from the coding sequence GTGAGCGGATCGGACGGCTATGGGGCAGGCGAACGGCGCTTATACGCGATCGGCCTGAGACTGCTGGCGACGCTGTGCCTCGCTTCGATGTCCGCCATGGTGAAGCTGACCGGCGATCGCGGCGTCTCCTTGCCCGAGGCGATGTTCTACCGCCAGTTCTTCGCGCTGCCCGTGGTCGTCGGCGCGATCATGCTCGGCCCCGGGCTCGGTACGATCCGCACGCAGCGCTTCGGCGCGCATCTTTCGCGCGCGGTGCTGGGGCTGATCGGCATGTCAGCCACGTTCGGCGCGGTGTTGCTGCTGCCGCTCGCCGAAGCGACGACGATCGGCTTCACCGTGCCGATCTTCGCGACGGTCCTGTCGGTGCTGCTGCTGAAGGAGCATGCCGGCATCCATCGCTGGGGGGCGGTGTTGCTGGGGTTCATCGGCGTGCTCGTCGTCGTGCAGCCGGGCCAGAGCCATATCCCGATGGTCGGCGCTCTCGTGGCACTCGCCTCCGCCTTCATGATCTCGCTGATCTCGGTGCTGTTGCGGCAGATCGGCAAGACCGAATCGGCGCTTACCACCGTTTTCTGGTTCAGCTTTCTATCCGTGTTGCCGCTGGGAATGCTGCTGCCGTTCACCGGCCGCTGGCACGACGGCGGCACCTGGGCGCTGCTGCTGGCGATGGGCACGCTGGGCGGCATGGGCCAGATCGCCCTCACCGCCTCTCTGCGCTGGGCCCCGGTCTCGCTGGTGGTGCCGTTCGATTACATCAACCTGCTGTGGGCGACGGTGTTCGGCTGGCTGGTGTTCGGCATGCTGCCGGTGGAAAGCACCTGGTGGGGCGCCCCGCTGATCATCGCCAGCGGCCTCTACATCGTCTGGCGCGAGCATCGCCGGAACAGGGAAGTGACCGAGGCCGCCGCCGCGGTGGAGTGA